The following coding sequences are from one Terriglobales bacterium window:
- a CDS encoding carbon monoxide dehydrogenase subunit G, translated as MAIKFGGEFEVNRKPEEVYDFLTDPNKFAPLLPDFQGLTVQDPTHFTVKVNVGISYIKGTAEVKMHLAEAERPKRAKYVGQGSVAGGSASVTAGFDLSPTPTGTKVKWSGEAQIFGRLTSIAGGLLEPLARKNVQRLIDSLQAALT; from the coding sequence ATGGCAATTAAGTTCGGCGGTGAGTTCGAAGTCAATCGCAAGCCGGAAGAGGTGTATGACTTCCTCACCGATCCGAATAAGTTTGCGCCACTGCTACCCGATTTTCAGGGCTTGACCGTGCAGGACCCGACGCACTTCACCGTGAAGGTCAACGTCGGTATCTCCTACATCAAGGGAACGGCCGAGGTGAAGATGCATCTCGCTGAGGCGGAACGTCCAAAGCGAGCCAAATATGTGGGCCAGGGTAGTGTAGCTGGCGGCAGCGCCAGCGTTACCGCAGGATTTGATCTCTCGCCGACACCGACGGGCACCAAAGTAAAGTGGAGCGGTGAGGCGCAGATTTTCGGCCGGCTGACCTCAATCGCAGGCGGACTGCTCGAGCCGCTCGCTCGCAAAAATGTGCAGAGGTTGATTGATTCGCTTCAGGCGGCGCTTACATAA
- a CDS encoding (2Fe-2S)-binding protein, with protein sequence MPTAEKIERVPIDVKVNGKPHALEVEPRTLLVELLRETLDLTGTHVGCDTSYCGACTVLLNGKAVKSCTVFAVHADQGEVLTVEGLAKNGDLHPIQAAFGENYGLQCGYCTPGLLLSTYQLLDGNADPSEKDIRKAIAGNTCRCTGYQNIFKAIKAAARQMRKA encoded by the coding sequence ATGCCTACTGCTGAAAAGATTGAGCGCGTTCCCATTGACGTGAAGGTAAATGGGAAGCCGCACGCGCTCGAGGTCGAGCCGCGAACGCTGTTGGTGGAACTGTTGCGCGAGACGTTAGACCTGACCGGCACGCATGTAGGCTGCGATACCAGCTATTGCGGCGCTTGCACTGTGCTGCTGAATGGTAAAGCGGTTAAGTCGTGCACGGTGTTTGCGGTTCATGCGGATCAGGGCGAAGTACTCACGGTGGAGGGCCTGGCTAAGAATGGGGACCTCCATCCCATCCAGGCGGCCTTTGGCGAAAACTACGGACTGCAGTGCGGCTATTGCACGCCGGGGTTGCTGCTGTCTACGTATCAGTTACTCGACGGCAATGCCGATCCCAGCGAAAAAGATATTCGCAAGGCCATTGCCGGGAATACCTGCCGCTGCACCGGCTACCAGAATATTTTCAAGGCAATCAAGGCGGCGGCACGTCAGATGAGGAAAGCATAG
- a CDS encoding 2-dehydropantoate 2-reductase: protein MKRVGIVGCGAIGSLYAAHLAQVAEVHVLVRREEQARALNQHGLRVSGTHQFSVKLQATTDSRQLPECDLGIVATKATQTAEAIAPVGERFNKGAIISAQNGLGSEEIIAQHTRGYVIRGTTFMSGTRHSDNHVQYELDTATWLGPFEPSGTPFDVVKEAAELIVAGGLKAEPLEDARPAQWSKLIFNASVNSVSALSELPHSPHFAAERQFSDLGHLLHALIEEGKTVAAARGIELHEDPWEMNKIGAQTNHPPSMLYDIRRHLPTEVDFLSGAIAREAERAGVPAPLHSAMYRLIKAKEASWTFNEENRPTSSRAALS from the coding sequence ATGAAGCGCGTCGGCATTGTCGGTTGCGGCGCGATTGGCAGCCTGTACGCCGCGCATCTGGCGCAGGTTGCCGAGGTACACGTGCTGGTCAGGCGTGAGGAACAAGCACGCGCTCTCAACCAGCACGGATTGCGAGTTTCGGGGACGCACCAGTTCTCAGTGAAGCTGCAGGCGACTACCGATTCCAGGCAATTGCCCGAGTGCGACCTGGGAATCGTCGCCACAAAGGCGACCCAGACGGCTGAGGCGATCGCGCCGGTGGGTGAGCGATTCAACAAAGGCGCAATCATCTCGGCGCAAAATGGCCTGGGCAGCGAAGAGATAATCGCGCAGCATACTCGCGGATACGTAATTCGCGGCACCACTTTTATGAGCGGCACGCGTCACAGCGACAACCATGTGCAATACGAGCTTGATACCGCCACCTGGCTAGGGCCATTCGAGCCGAGTGGCACGCCATTTGACGTGGTGAAGGAGGCGGCTGAGTTGATCGTTGCCGGAGGACTGAAAGCGGAGCCGCTGGAAGACGCGCGCCCAGCACAATGGTCGAAGCTCATCTTCAACGCGTCGGTGAACTCGGTGTCGGCACTGTCCGAATTGCCGCACTCGCCGCACTTTGCCGCCGAGCGCCAATTTTCCGATCTCGGCCATTTGCTGCATGCGCTGATCGAAGAGGGAAAGACAGTTGCGGCGGCGCGTGGAATCGAACTGCACGAGGATCCTTGGGAGATGAACAAGATTGGCGCGCAGACCAATCATCCACCTTCGATGCTTTACGACATTCGCCGCCATCTGCCTACGGAGGTCGATTTTCTCAGTGGTGCGATTGCGCGCGAGGCCGAGCGCGCCGGAGTCCCTGCACCGTTACACTCGGCGATGTACCGGCTGATAAAAGCGAAAGAGGCATCCTGGACGTTCAATGAAGAGAACCGGCCAACCTCGAGCCGAGCAGCGCTATCTTGA
- a CDS encoding xanthine dehydrogenase family protein subunit M, with protein MYPRAFRYHRAGSLKEAATMLSQLGADAKVLAGGQSLIPLMKLRFANPEHLVDLNFVPGLSYVTNGDSQLRIGALTRHAEIEDSEIAARIPILHDCAAGIADVQVRNRGTVGGSLAEADPSGDWGPVLLTLAAEVRCIGPKGERVLPISKFFVDAYTSALAPNELVSEVLVKSPPKGSSGAYVAFKRSAPVYASASAAVQLTLEGDVCREAAIVLGAVGLMPIRVQEAEGALRGQKITPQTTAQAAEAARAAADPQPDMRGSAEYKRVLVAGLVKRAIEVAARRARGERVEITHAYC; from the coding sequence ATGTATCCCCGTGCGTTCCGCTATCACCGGGCTGGTTCGCTAAAAGAGGCGGCCACGATGCTCTCGCAATTGGGAGCGGACGCCAAAGTGTTGGCCGGCGGCCAGAGCCTGATCCCGCTGATGAAGCTGCGCTTTGCCAATCCGGAGCATCTGGTTGACCTCAATTTCGTCCCCGGGCTCTCGTATGTAACCAATGGCGATAGTCAGTTGCGCATCGGCGCCCTCACCCGCCACGCCGAAATAGAAGACTCCGAGATTGCCGCTCGCATTCCCATCCTGCATGACTGCGCCGCCGGCATTGCCGATGTACAGGTGCGTAATCGAGGCACCGTCGGCGGCTCGCTGGCAGAGGCTGATCCCAGCGGCGACTGGGGACCGGTATTGCTCACGTTGGCGGCAGAAGTGCGTTGCATCGGGCCGAAGGGTGAGCGTGTGCTGCCGATTTCAAAATTCTTTGTTGACGCTTACACCAGCGCGCTCGCGCCCAACGAGTTGGTCAGCGAGGTGCTCGTAAAATCGCCGCCTAAGGGAAGCAGCGGCGCTTACGTGGCTTTTAAACGATCTGCCCCGGTGTATGCCAGCGCTAGTGCGGCGGTGCAACTTACGTTGGAGGGTGACGTTTGCCGCGAAGCGGCGATTGTCCTCGGGGCTGTCGGACTGATGCCCATTCGCGTCCAGGAGGCCGAGGGCGCGCTGCGGGGGCAGAAGATTACGCCGCAGACTACCGCGCAGGCGGCAGAAGCGGCGCGGGCCGCCGCTGATCCGCAACCAGATATGCGCGGCTCAGCCGAGTACAAGCGTGTGTTAGTGGCGGGACTAGTTAAGCGCGCCATTGAAGTTGCCGCGCGCCGGGCGCGAGGCGAACGGGTCGAGATTACTCATGCCTACTGCTGA
- a CDS encoding xanthine dehydrogenase family protein molybdopterin-binding subunit has translation MSSDGKNGHQKKWVGQPLPRKEEGRLLRGKGKFIDDIKLREMCWLRFVRSPYAHARIVSIDTAAAEAVPGVVTVLTGSDIEPLTKPFIEIGPDHCQKIADYPMACGKARYQGEPVAAVVAESPQIAEDAAELVQVEYEPLPAVVDAEQALTNKSILHELAGTNLVWRGVFEYGDVENAFRDAAHVVEIDRLHFHRFSSTPLENNVVIAHWDAKDDRLYFWCNNSFPSFAIQFLSPHLGIPIDKIRVQTEDIGGSFGIKITNYTQMAVCALASRKCGGRPVKWVETRSEHMTSSAHGNERTFRDTRVALDKDGVITAISSRHIDDCGAYPRYEPLGCVIWSQVFPGVYRFKNARIDFSQAVTNKCPVGPNRGYSRMQHLWFLERVVDICAHELGIPPDEMRLRNYIRPEEFPYTTPNGCIYDSGNYPKMLALAKKLIGWDDWKKKQVQARREGRLMGIGIGTTLDSGTNNFGQSQIVNPHAPFSGNSQGANVKLDIYGEIVVAVGSCPQGQGHETTAAQVVADVLGVQPETVTVRTGFDTDRNVHTGFSGTYASQFAVSGLSAVHGAAQKLKKEMQRLAAFALNAKEDELEFGTGAQGPEVRVRGTERAINYWGLSNIVNVNSAVLPEELNDVTLNCRYIWRAPFKVPDKVRKYGNLTLTYASQLHIAVIEVDPDTYVPRILDYAAVDDCGTVINPPIVEGQVYGATAHGIGAALMETCAYDDVGNMLTSTFSDYTPITAVNMPTVKFGDIQTPSPHSYSGAKGMGEGGAAPIHTISAALQDALFERGIIIDDSFNNGDRIFQLMQAQPTGKTRKGVRVENRGVRA, from the coding sequence ATGAGTAGCGACGGCAAAAACGGACACCAGAAAAAATGGGTAGGTCAGCCTCTCCCCCGCAAGGAGGAAGGCAGGCTGCTGCGCGGCAAAGGCAAGTTCATCGACGATATCAAGCTGCGGGAGATGTGCTGGCTGCGATTTGTCCGCTCGCCGTATGCCCACGCCCGCATCGTGAGCATAGATACCGCAGCTGCCGAAGCCGTGCCCGGCGTAGTTACCGTCCTGACCGGAAGTGACATCGAGCCGCTGACCAAGCCATTCATCGAGATCGGGCCCGATCACTGCCAGAAAATTGCCGACTACCCCATGGCTTGTGGCAAAGCGCGTTATCAGGGTGAGCCGGTGGCCGCCGTTGTTGCCGAATCACCGCAGATCGCCGAAGACGCTGCCGAACTGGTGCAAGTGGAATACGAGCCGCTCCCCGCCGTGGTTGATGCCGAGCAGGCGCTCACCAATAAAAGCATTCTGCACGAACTTGCGGGCACAAACCTGGTGTGGCGCGGAGTATTCGAATATGGAGACGTTGAGAACGCCTTTCGCGACGCGGCGCACGTGGTTGAGATCGACCGCCTTCACTTCCACCGATTCTCCAGCACGCCGCTCGAGAACAACGTGGTGATCGCACACTGGGACGCGAAAGATGACCGCCTGTATTTCTGGTGCAACAATTCGTTTCCGTCTTTTGCCATTCAGTTTCTCTCGCCGCACCTTGGCATTCCGATTGACAAGATCCGAGTGCAGACAGAAGACATCGGCGGCAGCTTTGGAATAAAGATCACGAACTACACTCAAATGGCAGTGTGCGCGCTGGCCTCACGCAAATGTGGTGGCCGGCCGGTCAAATGGGTAGAGACGCGCTCCGAGCACATGACTTCGAGCGCGCACGGCAACGAGAGGACTTTCCGCGATACCCGGGTGGCGCTCGATAAAGACGGCGTTATCACTGCTATCAGCTCGCGCCACATTGACGACTGCGGCGCCTATCCGCGCTACGAGCCGTTGGGCTGCGTGATCTGGTCGCAGGTGTTTCCGGGAGTTTACCGATTTAAGAACGCGCGTATTGATTTCAGCCAGGCGGTTACCAACAAATGTCCTGTAGGGCCCAACCGGGGCTATTCCCGCATGCAGCACCTCTGGTTCTTGGAGCGTGTGGTGGACATTTGTGCGCATGAGCTGGGAATTCCTCCCGATGAAATGCGCCTGCGCAACTACATCCGTCCGGAAGAATTTCCCTACACCACGCCGAACGGCTGCATCTACGACTCCGGCAACTATCCCAAGATGCTGGCGCTGGCAAAAAAGTTGATCGGCTGGGACGATTGGAAGAAAAAGCAAGTGCAGGCACGCCGGGAAGGTCGCCTGATGGGGATTGGAATTGGTACCACTCTGGATTCTGGTACCAACAATTTTGGTCAGTCGCAGATCGTGAATCCGCATGCGCCGTTTTCAGGGAATTCGCAAGGAGCCAACGTCAAGCTTGATATTTATGGCGAAATCGTTGTCGCGGTCGGCTCCTGTCCTCAGGGACAAGGCCACGAAACCACGGCGGCACAGGTAGTGGCGGACGTGCTCGGCGTGCAGCCGGAGACGGTGACAGTCCGCACCGGTTTCGACACCGATCGCAACGTTCACACCGGATTTTCCGGTACATATGCCAGTCAGTTCGCAGTTTCAGGCTTGTCAGCTGTGCACGGTGCGGCTCAGAAATTAAAGAAAGAAATGCAGCGCCTGGCCGCGTTCGCACTGAATGCCAAAGAAGACGAGCTCGAGTTTGGCACTGGTGCGCAAGGGCCGGAAGTTCGCGTACGCGGCACCGAGCGCGCAATCAATTATTGGGGATTGTCTAACATCGTCAACGTCAACAGTGCGGTCCTCCCGGAGGAATTGAACGATGTAACCTTGAACTGCCGTTACATCTGGCGCGCGCCGTTCAAAGTTCCGGATAAAGTTCGGAAGTACGGCAATCTCACGCTGACGTACGCGTCGCAACTGCACATAGCGGTCATCGAGGTCGATCCCGACACTTATGTTCCGAGGATCCTCGACTACGCTGCAGTGGACGATTGCGGCACGGTGATCAATCCGCCGATTGTCGAAGGCCAAGTTTACGGCGCGACGGCACACGGAATCGGCGCAGCGCTCATGGAAACTTGCGCGTACGATGACGTCGGCAACATGCTCACCAGCACCTTCAGCGATTACACGCCCATTACTGCGGTGAACATGCCCACTGTGAAGTTTGGCGACATTCAAACGCCGTCGCCGCACAGCTACAGCGGCGCGAAGGGCATGGGGGAAGGTGGCGCCGCTCCGATTCACACCATCTCGGCGGCACTACAGGACGCGCTCTTCGAGCGCGGCATCATCATCGACGACTCCTTCAACAATGGTGACCGGATATTTCAGCTGATGCAGGCACAGCCGACGGGAAAGACGCGGAAGGGCGTTCGGGTTGAGAATCGGGGAGTGCGGGCATGA